A region from the Penaeus monodon isolate SGIC_2016 chromosome 17, NSTDA_Pmon_1, whole genome shotgun sequence genome encodes:
- the LOC119583695 gene encoding LOW QUALITY PROTEIN: XK-related protein 4-like (The sequence of the model RefSeq protein was modified relative to this genomic sequence to represent the inferred CDS: deleted 1 base in 1 codon) has protein sequence MKTQPSKRVAFSPLPAEDKDAVDQIAAEKDADGLVSERPASVCKFTWWNELVIWFSMIFYVADLCLDLWVCVAHFKARLPKSGWFIFFCILLPNLYAGYKSLQWYLRAHAITPLRKPLVWIIRVFFFPISPLLRYIDALMYGYHARQAWKQGNLSKERKNFENYLVESAEVAMLRLVVIFLEDAPIVVLNLTELIKTPPSKWTDIQEGKPDPEFVRLGSVVAKLACTMTLGVVHYMSCNKLAWHLANTQQQDRQMQQQEEEEDAAAGRRPKQPWEKKGVLSWPAEFAIYCWQLLSIGSRVVAYALFSVVHFRLLWVPIMLRWMIHSVWIFFDVREMSIVNSIAFGGVYLFSFVTTSPGRQILRILLYYVITFGENIIIGILWSYGAPDNYFQEAGLGVMFGGAAGGLLFLMLYYGCFHPDRASTWGWQWLREQRAKRPQRSAVV, from the exons ATGAAGACCCAACCAAGCAAGCGCGTGGCTTTCTCGCCATTGCCTGCCGAGGACAAGGACGCCGTCGATCAAATAGCCGCGGAAAAGGACGCCGACGGCCTTGTATCGGAAAGACCTGCGAGCGTCTGCAAGTTCACGTGGTGGAATGAG CTCGTGATATGGTTCTCTATGATCTTCTACGTAGCCGACCTGTGCCTGGACCTGTGGGTGTGCGTGGCCCATTTCAAGGCGCGGTTGCCGAAGTCGGGCTGGTTCATCTTCTTCTGTATCCTGCTTCCCAACCTCTACGCTGGGTACAAGTCGCTGCAGTG GTACCTCAGAGCGCACGCCATCACCCCCCTGCGAAAGCCTTTGGTATGGATCATTCGGGTCTTTTTCTTCCCTATCAGTCCCCTTCTCAG GTACATAGACGCTCTGATGTATGGCTACCACGCCCGCCAAGCGTGGAAGCAAGGCAACCTCTCGAAGGAACGCAAGAACTTCGAAAACTACTTGGTGGAGAGCGCGGAGGTGGCCATGCTGCGCCTCGTCGTCATATTCCTGGAGGACGCGCCCATCGTCGTCCTCAACCTCACCGAACTCATCAAGACGCCGCCCAGCAAATGGACAGACATccagg AGGGCAAGCCTGAC CCAGAGTTCGTTCGTCTCGGTTCGGTTGTGGCCAAACTCGCCTGCACCATGACCCTGGGCGTCGTGCACTACATGTCATGCAACAAGCTAGCGTGGCACTTAGCCAACACCCAGCAGCAGGACCGGCAGATGCAacagcaagaggaggaagaggacgccGCCGCCGGGAGGAGACCCAAACAGCCttgggaaaagaaaggagtgCTGTCATGGCCAGCGGAGTTCGCCATCTACTGCTGGCAGCTTCTGTCCATCG GTTCTCGCGTCGTGGCCTACGCCCTCTTCTCGGTGGTCCACTTCCGCCTGCTGTGGGTTCCCATCATGCTGCGCTGGATGATCCACTCTGTGTGGATCTTTTTCGACGTGCGGGAGATGTCCATCGTGAACTCGATCGCTTTCGGGGGCGTCTACCTCTTCTCTTTCGTCACCACGTCGCCCGGGCGTCAG ATCCTGCGAATTCTCCTCTACTACGTCATCACCTTCGGCGAAAACATAATCATTGGAATCCTGTGGAGTTACGGCGCGCCGGACAACTACTTCCAAGAGGCCGGTTTGGGCGTGATGTTCGGGGGAGCGGCGGGCGGCCTGCTGTTCCTCATGCTGTACTACGGGTGCTTCCACCCCGACAGGGCCTCGACTTGGGGCTGGCAGTGGCTGCGCGAACAAAGGGCGAAGAGACCGCAGCGATCGGCTGTGGTATAG
- the LOC119583699 gene encoding facilitated trehalose transporter Tret1-like — translation MAESPTEPLNPSSADPAKTESPSQRRSRLLRQGGKVFMASLGCWVMGSMFTFPSVVATDLLHSNTTIYGTPISFGNSLDMLGSLVQLGSLPGAWAVAGLAVVLGRRYSMMISGFVALLAWLGVGLSPSSMGVLVSRAVSGMAMGGLTVVVNIYAIELADPDVRGMMGMMLNLGIMAGQLVTVSVGYETRYFVVALIDSLIPAIFFLGLIWLPESPSFLVLKGRDEEARKVIRQLRGEHINLNEEIQNYRAMNEGREGRSVWRGLTQPRVLKNLGIVSVLFVIVFFSGFFIVNANASRMFKAAGSTIDANLAAIIINIVQLIGGFIGFLLADKFGRKGLLYSGLTLMCISLTGLATYVGLTESHNGDGFSENLMDDLLGNTTATPSISTFTNEQIDDLTEGPVVHQHGWIPLACLIVCQFGAAFGVNAIPFILSTEYFPTWIRAQASGICFSVYTAASFSALQLYTPMREGLTQAGLYGFYACVSAVGIPFTYFFITETSGQQVG, via the exons ATGGCGGAGTCACCGACGGAGCCCCTCAACCCCTCCAGCGCAGATCCTGCCAAAACCGAGAGTCCTTCGCAGCGCCGCTCGCGGTTGCTGCGGCAG GGCGGGAAAGTGTTCATGGCGAGTCTCGGCTGCTGGGTGATGGGTTCCATGTTCACGTTCCCGTCCGTCGTGGCGACAGACCTCCTGCACAGCAACACGACCATCTACGGCACGCCCATCTCCTTCGGGAACTCGCTCGATATGCTGG gcagCCTCGTCCAGCTGGGGTCGCTGCCGGGGGCGTGGGCCGTGGCGGGGCTGGCGGTCGTCCTCGGGCGGAGGTACAGCATGATGATCTCAGGCTTTGTGGCTCTGCTGGCGTGGCTGGGCGTCGGGCTCTCCCCCAGCAGCATGGGCGTGCTTGTGTCCAG AGCGGTGTCGGGGATGGCCATGGGCGGCCTTACGGTGGTCGTCAACATCTATGCCATCGAGCTCGCGGATCCCGACGTCAGGGGCATGATGGGCATGATGCTTAACCTGGGCATCATGGCAG GTCAGCTGGTGACCGTGTCCGTGGGGTACGAAACCAGGTACTTCGTAGTGGCTCTTATTGACTCTCTCATCCCCGCCATCTTCTTCCTGGGGTTGATTTGGTTACCTGAGAGTCCCTCTTTCCTCGTTCTTAAAG GACGCGACGAGGAGGCCCGGAAGGTCATCCGTCAGCTCCGCGGCGAGCACATCAACCTCAACGAGGAGATCCAGAACTACCGGGCGATGAACGAGGGGCGAGAAGGGCGCTCCGTGTGGCGGGGACTCACGCAGCCGCGGGTCCTCAAGAACCTGGGGATCGTGTCCGTGCTCTTCGTCATCGTCTTCTTCTCAG GATTTTTCATCGTTAACGCCAATGCTTCGAGAATGTTCAAGGCCGCGGGTTCTACCATCGACGCAAATTTAGcagccattatcattaatatcgtgcAG CTAATAGGCGGCTTCATTGGATTTCTATTAGCGGATAAATTTGGTAGAAAAGGCCTGCTATATTCAGGCTTAACGCTTATGTGTATATCCCTAACTGGCCTGGCGACATACGTCGGTCTCACAGAGTCTCATAATGGGGACGG CTTTTCCGAGAACCTGATGGACGACCTGCTGGGAAACACGACCGCCACGCCATCTATCTCGACCTTCACTAATGAACAGATAGACGACCTCACTGAAGGCCCAGTCGTCCACCAACACGGCTGGATTCCGCTGGCGTGCCTCATCGTGTGTCAGTTCGGCGCTGCGTTTGGCGTTAATGCTATTCCCTTCATCCTGAGCACAGAGTATTTCCCTACGTGGATCAGGGCGCAG gCCAGTGGAATCTGCTTCTCGGTCTACACAGCTGCCTCCTTCTCTGCCCTGCAGCTGTACACGCCCATGAGGGAAGGACTCACCCAGGCAGGCCTCTACGGCTTCTACGCCTGCGTGTCCGCCGTGGGAATCCCTTTCACCTACTTCTTTATTACCGAAACCTCAGGCCAACAAGTGGGATAA